In the Burkholderia cenocepacia genome, one interval contains:
- a CDS encoding succinate dehydrogenase assembly factor 2 encodes MSDDSHQSDPHRRARLRWRARRGLLENDIVFERFFGRYEHDLTDADVGALSRLLDLSDNDLMDLLLARKEPEGDLDSPDIHRLLEMLRNV; translated from the coding sequence ATGAGCGACGATTCGCATCAATCCGACCCGCACCGCCGCGCGCGCCTTCGCTGGCGCGCGCGACGGGGTCTGCTGGAGAACGACATCGTTTTCGAACGGTTCTTCGGCAGATACGAGCATGACCTCACCGATGCAGACGTAGGCGCGTTGTCGCGCCTGCTCGATCTGAGCGACAACGACCTGATGGACTTGCTCCTCGCGCGCAAGGAACCAGAGGGCGACCTAGACAGCCCGGACATTCACCGGCTGTTGGAGATGCTGCGCAACGTGTAA
- a CDS encoding DUF1479 domain-containing protein — protein MHLTIDDLPAAIRAAKRALRADLPGYTATFREVEGDIARQVDAIRRAHAHGQGVIPVVPFADIASGRVDPHAMAAIRTHGAVVIRGVFDTRQARDWNDEIGAYLEANRFTERLHARAEDRYFGNLASGKPQIYGVYWSKPQVAARQSPALTQARVFLNRLWRHADGARTHFDPDQVPAYADRIRRRPPGSTSLGLSPHVDGGSVERWLGANFRQVYRHVLAGRWRDYDPFDAAFRPDVEEIPSPAVCSMFRTFQGWTALTPQGPGDGTLQLIPVANAMAYVVLRALQDDVADDDLCGARPGRALSIRQEWHALLLDALVPIPHMEPGDAVFWHGDVVHAVEDAHRGSGDSNVMYIAAAPGCAKNDAYLQRQRAAFLRGDSPPDFPADHFEVDFDGRAQAGELTALGRAQMGFEPDA, from the coding sequence ATGCACCTGACGATTGACGATCTGCCCGCCGCGATTCGCGCGGCGAAACGGGCGCTGCGCGCCGACCTGCCCGGTTACACCGCCACGTTCCGCGAAGTGGAGGGCGACATCGCACGGCAGGTCGACGCGATCCGTCGCGCGCACGCGCACGGCCAGGGCGTGATTCCGGTCGTGCCGTTCGCGGATATCGCGAGTGGGCGGGTCGATCCGCACGCGATGGCCGCGATCCGCACGCATGGCGCGGTGGTGATTCGCGGCGTGTTCGATACGCGGCAGGCGCGCGACTGGAACGACGAGATCGGCGCGTATCTGGAGGCGAACCGTTTCACCGAGCGGCTGCATGCACGCGCGGAAGACCGCTATTTCGGCAATCTCGCGTCGGGCAAGCCGCAGATTTACGGCGTCTACTGGTCGAAGCCGCAGGTGGCCGCGCGCCAGTCGCCGGCGCTGACGCAGGCGCGGGTGTTCCTGAACCGTCTGTGGCGGCATGCGGACGGCGCGCGCACCCATTTCGATCCCGATCAGGTGCCCGCGTACGCGGACCGGATTCGCCGCCGGCCGCCCGGTTCGACGTCGCTCGGGCTGTCGCCGCATGTCGACGGCGGCTCCGTCGAGCGCTGGCTCGGCGCGAATTTTCGCCAGGTCTATCGCCACGTGCTGGCCGGCCGCTGGCGCGACTACGATCCGTTCGATGCGGCGTTCCGCCCCGACGTCGAGGAAATTCCGTCGCCGGCCGTGTGTTCGATGTTCCGCACGTTCCAGGGCTGGACCGCGCTGACGCCGCAAGGGCCCGGCGACGGCACGCTGCAGCTGATTCCGGTCGCGAATGCGATGGCCTATGTCGTGCTGCGCGCGCTGCAGGACGACGTCGCCGACGACGACCTGTGCGGCGCGCGCCCCGGCCGCGCGCTGTCGATCCGCCAGGAATGGCACGCACTGCTGCTCGACGCGCTCGTGCCGATCCCGCACATGGAGCCGGGCGACGCGGTGTTCTGGCACGGCGACGTCGTGCATGCGGTCGAGGATGCGCATCGCGGCAGCGGCGACAGCAACGTGATGTACATCGCGGCCGCGCCTGGCTGCGCGAAGAACGATGCGTACCTGCAACGCCAGCGTGCGGCGTTCCTGCGCGGCGACAGCCCGCCCGATTTCCCGGCCGATCATTTCGAGGTCGATTTCGACGGGCGCGCGCAGGCGGGTGAACTCACGGCGCTCGGCCGTGCGCAGATGGGGTTCGAGCCCGACGCGTAA
- a CDS encoding Lrp/AsnC family transcriptional regulator yields the protein MTDKKMQLDKIDLRILDILRTDGRMSYRKLSELVNLTPRPCQARVERLEALGVIEGYRAVIKAPRTTKPIVVIAQIVLADHGRSQAPFEEEMRANPAVLDCWLVSGTFDFLVRLACEDLDEYRRIANVWLESPRFRIEKIVTTAELQAIKRSVV from the coding sequence ATGACCGACAAGAAGATGCAGCTCGACAAGATCGATCTCCGGATCCTCGACATCCTGCGTACCGACGGGCGAATGTCCTACCGGAAGCTGTCGGAACTCGTGAACCTCACGCCGCGGCCATGCCAGGCGCGCGTGGAGCGGCTCGAGGCGCTCGGCGTGATCGAAGGGTATCGCGCGGTGATCAAGGCGCCGCGCACGACCAAGCCGATCGTCGTGATCGCGCAGATCGTGCTGGCCGATCACGGGCGTTCGCAGGCGCCGTTCGAAGAGGAAATGCGCGCGAATCCGGCCGTGCTCGACTGCTGGCTCGTCAGCGGCACGTTCGATTTTCTCGTGCGGCTCGCGTGCGAGGATCTCGACGAGTACCGGCGGATCGCGAACGTGTGGCTGGAAAGCCCGCGGTTCCGGATCGAGAAGATCGTGACGACGGCCGAACTGCAGGCGATCAAGCGCAGTGTCGTGTGA
- a CDS encoding succinate dehydrogenase iron-sulfur subunit: protein MAKRIFEVYRYDPDKDAAPRMQTYELEIQHERMLLDALVKLKALDETLSFRRSCREGVCGSDAMNINGKNGLACLTNLNDLPQKIVLRPLPGLPVVRDLIVDMTHFFNQYHSIKPYLINDAPPPEKERLQSPEERDELDGVYECILCASCSTSCPSFWWNPDKFVGPAGLLQAYRFIADSRDTATGERLDNLEDPYRLFRCHTIMNCVDVCPKGLNPTKAIGKIKELMVRRAV from the coding sequence ATGGCAAAACGCATTTTTGAAGTCTACCGCTACGATCCGGACAAGGACGCAGCGCCGCGCATGCAGACGTACGAGCTCGAGATCCAGCATGAACGCATGCTGCTCGACGCGCTGGTCAAGCTGAAGGCACTGGACGAGACGCTGTCGTTCCGCCGCTCGTGCCGTGAAGGCGTGTGCGGTTCGGACGCGATGAACATCAACGGCAAGAACGGTCTCGCGTGCCTGACGAACCTGAACGACCTGCCGCAGAAGATCGTGCTGCGTCCGCTGCCGGGCCTGCCGGTCGTGCGCGACCTGATCGTCGACATGACGCACTTCTTCAACCAGTACCACTCGATCAAGCCGTACCTGATCAACGACGCGCCGCCGCCGGAGAAGGAACGCCTCCAGTCGCCGGAAGAGCGCGACGAGCTCGACGGCGTGTACGAGTGCATTCTGTGCGCGAGCTGCTCGACGTCGTGCCCGAGCTTCTGGTGGAACCCGGACAAGTTCGTCGGCCCGGCCGGCCTGCTGCAGGCTTACCGCTTCATCGCGGACAGCCGCGACACCGCCACCGGCGAGCGTCTCGACAACCTGGAAGACCCGTACCGTCTGTTCCGTTGCCACACGATCATGAACTGCGTCGACGTTTGCCCGAAGGGCCTGAACCCGACGAAGGCGATCGGCAAGATCAAGGAACTGATGGTTCGTCGCGCGGTATAA
- a CDS encoding dimethylarginine dimethylaminohydrolase family protein, whose product MQFTQAIVRRPAPSCGAGLTTAELGAPDYDKTLTQFHAYCDALRALGVELTELPPLDAFPDSHFVEDVAVVTPEFAVITRPGAPARRGETVHIEAALAAHRDLLPMQQGRLDGGDVMQVGKRFFIGLTSRTDAEGIAAFESLVSRHGYSVVAVPVGAGLHLKSVVNALGDDTLLVTDALAAHPAFADYRRIAISAADEYAGNTLRVNGTLITPAGYPRVHDAIASLGLPLHVIDTSEFRKMDGGLTCLSLRF is encoded by the coding sequence ATGCAATTCACGCAAGCGATCGTTCGCCGCCCCGCGCCGTCCTGCGGCGCGGGTCTGACCACCGCCGAACTCGGCGCGCCCGATTACGACAAGACGCTCACGCAGTTCCACGCATACTGCGACGCGCTGCGCGCGCTCGGCGTCGAGCTGACCGAACTGCCGCCGCTGGATGCGTTTCCCGATTCGCACTTCGTCGAGGACGTCGCGGTCGTCACGCCCGAATTCGCGGTGATCACGCGCCCCGGCGCGCCTGCGCGGCGCGGCGAGACCGTTCATATCGAAGCGGCGCTCGCCGCGCATCGCGACCTGCTGCCGATGCAGCAAGGCCGACTCGACGGCGGCGACGTGATGCAGGTCGGCAAGCGCTTCTTCATCGGCCTGACGAGCCGCACCGACGCGGAAGGCATCGCCGCGTTCGAGTCGCTGGTGTCGCGCCACGGCTACTCGGTCGTCGCGGTGCCGGTCGGCGCCGGCCTGCACCTGAAATCGGTCGTCAACGCGCTCGGCGACGACACGCTGCTCGTGACCGACGCACTGGCCGCGCATCCGGCGTTCGCCGACTATCGCCGGATCGCGATCTCGGCCGCCGACGAATACGCGGGCAACACGCTGCGCGTAAACGGCACGCTTATCACGCCGGCCGGTTACCCGCGCGTGCATGACGCGATCGCGTCGCTCGGGTTGCCGCTGCACGTGATCGACACGAGCGAATTCCGCAAGATGGACGGCGGCCTGACCTGCCTGTCGCTGCGGTTCTAG
- a CDS encoding VOC family protein → MFSHVCVGVSDTARAYDFYAPLFAELGLRLKFREPDGWSGWMPADAERPLFFFGKPLDGHPPEPGNGRTIAFDAPTRAHVDRCHALALRQGGTCEGPPGLRPHYHRDYYGAYFRDPDGNKLCVVCHRPE, encoded by the coding sequence ATGTTTTCACATGTTTGCGTGGGCGTCAGCGATACGGCGCGCGCCTACGATTTCTACGCGCCGCTGTTCGCGGAACTCGGGCTGCGCCTGAAATTCCGCGAGCCGGACGGCTGGTCGGGCTGGATGCCGGCAGACGCCGAGCGGCCGCTGTTCTTCTTCGGCAAGCCACTCGACGGCCATCCGCCGGAGCCGGGCAACGGCCGCACGATCGCATTCGATGCGCCGACCCGCGCGCACGTCGATCGCTGCCACGCGCTCGCGCTACGGCAGGGCGGCACCTGTGAAGGGCCGCCGGGCCTGCGGCCGCACTATCACCGCGACTACTACGGCGCTTACTTCCGCGATCCGGACGGCAACAAGCTCTGCGTGGTCTGCCATCGTCCAGAGTGA
- the sdhA gene encoding succinate dehydrogenase flavoprotein subunit — translation MAAIKTSLPRRKFDVVIVGAGGSGLRAALQLSRAGLSVGVLSKVFPTRSHTVAAQGGIGASLGNMSEDNWHYHFYDTIKGSDWLGDQDAIEFMCREAPNVVYELEHFGMPFDRNADGTIYQRPFGGHTANYGEKPVQRACAAADRTGHALLHTLYQQNVEAKTQFFVEWMALDLIRDADGDVLGVTALEMETGDVYIMEGKTTLFATGGAGRIFAASTNAFINTGDGLGMAARSGIALQDMEFWQFHPTGVAGAGVLITEGVRGEGGILRNANGERFMERYAPTLKDLAPRDFVSRSMDQEIKEGRGVGPNKDHVLLDLSHIGAETIMKRLPSIREIALKFANVDAIKEPIPVVPTIHYQMGGIPTNIHGQVVGTSRDHKEPVNGFYAVGECSCVSVHGANRLGTNSLLDLVVFGRAAGNHIVEHVKNQKEHKPLPADAGEFSLARLAKLEKSSSGEYTQDVANDIRATMQKHAGVFRTSALLKEGVAQMADLKARVENIHLKDKSKVFNTARVEALELENLIEVARATMVSAEARKESRGAHAHSDYEHRDDDNWLRHTLWYSEGDRLDYKPVQMKPLTVESVPPKPRTF, via the coding sequence ATGGCTGCAATCAAAACTTCCCTCCCGCGCCGCAAGTTCGACGTCGTGATCGTCGGCGCAGGCGGCTCCGGCTTGCGCGCAGCGCTGCAACTGTCGCGCGCGGGCCTGTCGGTCGGCGTGCTGTCGAAGGTGTTCCCGACGCGTTCGCACACGGTGGCCGCGCAGGGCGGTATCGGCGCGTCGCTCGGCAACATGAGCGAAGACAACTGGCACTACCACTTCTACGACACGATCAAGGGCTCCGACTGGCTCGGCGACCAGGACGCGATCGAGTTCATGTGCCGTGAAGCGCCGAACGTCGTGTACGAACTCGAGCACTTCGGCATGCCGTTCGACCGCAACGCGGACGGCACGATCTACCAGCGCCCGTTCGGCGGCCATACCGCGAACTACGGCGAGAAGCCGGTCCAGCGCGCTTGCGCGGCCGCCGACCGTACCGGTCACGCGCTGCTGCACACGCTGTACCAGCAGAACGTCGAAGCGAAGACGCAGTTCTTCGTCGAATGGATGGCGCTCGACCTGATCCGCGACGCGGACGGCGACGTACTCGGCGTGACGGCCCTCGAGATGGAGACGGGCGACGTCTACATCATGGAAGGCAAGACCACGCTGTTCGCGACGGGCGGCGCAGGCCGGATCTTCGCGGCATCGACGAACGCGTTCATCAACACCGGCGACGGCCTCGGCATGGCGGCGCGCTCGGGCATCGCGTTGCAGGACATGGAGTTCTGGCAGTTCCACCCGACCGGCGTGGCCGGCGCGGGCGTGCTGATCACCGAAGGCGTGCGCGGCGAAGGCGGTATCCTGCGCAACGCGAACGGCGAGCGCTTCATGGAGCGCTACGCGCCGACGCTGAAGGATCTGGCGCCGCGTGACTTCGTGTCGCGTTCGATGGACCAGGAAATCAAGGAAGGTCGCGGCGTCGGTCCGAACAAGGATCACGTGCTGCTCGACCTGTCGCACATCGGCGCCGAGACGATCATGAAGCGTCTGCCGTCGATCCGCGAAATCGCGCTGAAGTTCGCGAACGTCGACGCGATCAAGGAACCGATCCCGGTCGTCCCGACGATCCACTACCAGATGGGCGGCATCCCGACCAACATCCACGGTCAGGTCGTCGGCACGTCGCGCGATCACAAGGAACCGGTCAACGGCTTCTACGCAGTGGGCGAATGCTCGTGCGTGTCGGTGCACGGCGCGAATCGTCTGGGCACGAACTCGCTGCTGGACCTCGTGGTGTTCGGCCGTGCGGCCGGCAACCACATCGTCGAGCACGTGAAGAACCAGAAGGAACACAAGCCGCTGCCGGCTGACGCAGGCGAATTCTCGCTGGCGCGCCTGGCGAAGCTCGAGAAGTCGAGCTCGGGCGAGTACACGCAGGACGTCGCGAACGACATCCGCGCGACGATGCAGAAGCATGCAGGCGTGTTCCGCACGTCGGCGCTGCTGAAGGAAGGCGTCGCTCAGATGGCCGACCTGAAGGCGCGCGTGGAAAACATCCACCTGAAGGACAAGTCGAAGGTGTTCAACACCGCGCGCGTCGAAGCGCTCGAACTGGAGAACCTGATCGAAGTGGCTCGCGCCACGATGGTGTCGGCCGAAGCGCGCAAGGAAAGCCGCGGTGCACACGCACACAGCGACTACGAACACCGCGACGACGACAACTGGCTGCGCCACACGCTGTGGTACAGCGAAGGCGATCGCCTCGACTACAAGCCGGTTCAAATGAAGCCGCTGACGGTCGAATCCGTGCCGCCGAAGCCGCGCACGTTCTAA
- the sdhD gene encoding succinate dehydrogenase, hydrophobic membrane anchor protein: MAANNRIGSKRLVVGAHYGLRDWLAQRVTATIMAVYTVILLVLFFGAHDFSYEGWASIFAAQWMKLATFVMLLSLFYHAWVGVRDIWMDYVKPVGVRLLLQSLTIVWLLACAGYAAQILWRV, translated from the coding sequence ATGGCAGCCAACAACCGAATCGGCTCGAAGCGCCTCGTCGTCGGCGCACACTACGGCCTGCGCGACTGGCTCGCGCAGCGCGTCACCGCCACGATCATGGCGGTCTACACGGTCATTCTGCTCGTCCTGTTCTTCGGCGCGCACGATTTTTCGTACGAAGGCTGGGCATCGATCTTCGCCGCGCAATGGATGAAGCTCGCGACCTTCGTGATGCTGCTTTCCCTCTTCTACCACGCATGGGTCGGCGTGCGCGACATCTGGATGGACTACGTGAAGCCCGTCGGTGTGCGCCTGCTGCTGCAATCGCTGACCATCGTCTGGCTGCTCGCATGTGCGGGCTACGCCGCGCAGATTCTCTGGAGAGTGTAA
- the gltA gene encoding citrate synthase: MTPSDVKATLSFSDNSPSVELPIYKGTMGPDVIDIRKLYGQTGKFTYDPGFMSTAACNSAITYIDGDKGELLYRGYPIDNLAQNADFLESCYLLLKGELPNAAQKKEFVDTVTKHTMVHEQMHFFFRGFRRDAHPMAILVAAVGALSAFYHDSLDINDPRHREVSAIRMIAKLPTLVAMAYKYSIGQPFVYPKNSLSYSANFMHMMFSNPCEEYKVNDVLVRALDRILILHADHEQNASTSTVRLAGSSGANPFACIAAGIACLWGPAHGGANEAALNMLEQIGSPDNIPEFIKQVKDKNSGVKLMGFGHRVYKNYDPRAKLMRETCYEVLNELGLHDDPLFKLAMQLEKIALEDEYFVSRKLYPNVDFYSGIVQRALGIPTSMFTCIFAMARTVGWIAQWNEMIADPEQKIGRPRQLFVGDTPREAKPIDAR, translated from the coding sequence ATGACTCCGTCTGATGTTAAAGCCACGCTATCGTTCAGCGACAACTCGCCGAGCGTCGAACTGCCGATCTACAAGGGCACGATGGGCCCGGACGTGATCGACATCCGCAAGCTGTACGGCCAGACCGGCAAGTTCACTTACGACCCGGGCTTCATGTCGACGGCAGCTTGTAATTCGGCGATCACGTACATCGACGGCGACAAGGGCGAACTGCTGTATCGCGGCTACCCGATCGACAACCTCGCGCAAAACGCGGACTTCCTCGAAAGCTGCTACCTGCTGCTGAAGGGCGAACTGCCGAACGCCGCACAGAAGAAGGAATTCGTCGACACCGTCACGAAGCACACGATGGTGCACGAGCAGATGCACTTCTTCTTCCGCGGCTTCCGTCGCGACGCGCACCCGATGGCGATCCTGGTCGCCGCAGTCGGCGCGCTGTCCGCGTTCTACCACGACTCGCTCGACATCAACGACCCGCGTCACCGCGAAGTGTCGGCGATCCGCATGATCGCGAAGCTGCCGACGCTCGTCGCGATGGCGTACAAGTACAGCATCGGCCAGCCGTTCGTGTATCCGAAGAACTCGCTGTCGTACAGCGCGAACTTCATGCACATGATGTTCTCGAACCCGTGCGAAGAGTACAAGGTCAACGACGTGCTCGTCCGCGCGCTCGACCGTATCCTGATCCTGCACGCCGATCACGAGCAGAACGCATCGACGTCGACGGTCCGCCTGGCCGGTTCGTCGGGCGCGAACCCGTTCGCGTGTATCGCGGCCGGTATCGCGTGTCTGTGGGGCCCGGCGCACGGTGGTGCGAACGAAGCCGCGCTGAACATGCTCGAGCAGATCGGTTCGCCGGACAACATCCCCGAATTCATCAAGCAGGTGAAGGACAAGAATTCGGGCGTGAAGCTGATGGGCTTCGGCCACCGCGTGTACAAGAACTACGATCCGCGTGCGAAGCTGATGCGCGAAACGTGTTACGAAGTGCTGAACGAACTTGGCCTGCACGACGACCCGCTGTTCAAGCTCGCGATGCAGCTCGAGAAGATCGCGCTGGAAGACGAATACTTCGTGTCGCGCAAGCTGTATCCGAACGTCGACTTCTACTCGGGTATCGTCCAGCGCGCGCTGGGCATCCCGACGTCGATGTTCACGTGTATCTTCGCGATGGCACGTACGGTCGGCTGGATCGCACAGTGGAACGAAATGATCGCGGATCCGGAACAGAAGATCGGCCGTCCGCGTCAGCTTTTCGTCGGCGATACGCCGCGCGAAGCGAAGCCGATCGACGCACGTTAA
- a CDS encoding helix-turn-helix domain-containing protein — MKPQYEHVTFASGCSIRVYHRQLARIPFEWHRHPEYELTLTLNSRGQRFIGDHVARYADDDLVLVPPNLPHTWSSNARIDRDAPEVALVVWFDGDWVRRLADCCPEYAPLRSLLRRAVPGLHFDVETARAMRARLPRLLDPSPRVRLAATLDTLADLAETGGEPLATAQAYDRAHGAPSPADPAAPEAERLDRVLDAIDRHFHEPLRIDALAAVAHLSERTLQRLFVRHLGESVGRYVQRLRLAHACRHLVGTDWPIATVAARCGIPNTANFNRQFLAARGTTPGAYRQFFKQHGHAPDDDAPALDTRPPSLEHRAGSGQRRRPNENTPTG; from the coding sequence ATGAAACCGCAATACGAGCACGTGACGTTTGCGTCCGGCTGCTCCATCCGCGTCTATCACCGCCAGCTCGCGCGCATTCCGTTCGAATGGCATCGCCACCCCGAGTACGAGCTGACGCTGACGCTCAACAGCCGCGGCCAGCGCTTCATCGGCGACCACGTCGCGCGTTACGCGGACGATGATCTCGTGCTCGTGCCGCCGAACCTGCCGCATACGTGGTCGTCGAACGCGCGCATCGATCGCGACGCGCCCGAGGTCGCGCTCGTCGTCTGGTTCGACGGAGACTGGGTGCGGCGGCTGGCCGACTGCTGTCCCGAATACGCGCCGCTGCGCTCGCTGTTGCGGCGTGCGGTGCCGGGCCTGCACTTCGACGTGGAGACGGCCCGCGCGATGCGCGCGCGACTGCCGCGGTTGCTCGATCCGTCGCCGCGCGTGCGGCTCGCGGCCACGCTCGACACGCTTGCCGATCTCGCGGAAACAGGCGGCGAACCGCTCGCCACCGCGCAGGCGTACGACCGGGCCCACGGCGCGCCGTCGCCCGCCGACCCGGCCGCCCCCGAAGCCGAACGCCTCGACCGTGTGCTCGACGCGATCGACCGGCATTTCCACGAACCGCTGCGCATCGATGCCCTCGCCGCTGTCGCGCACTTGTCCGAACGCACACTGCAACGGCTGTTCGTCCGGCATCTCGGCGAAAGCGTCGGCCGCTACGTGCAGCGGCTGCGGCTCGCGCACGCGTGCCGCCATCTCGTCGGCACCGACTGGCCGATCGCGACTGTGGCCGCGCGCTGCGGCATTCCGAATACCGCGAACTTCAATCGCCAGTTCCTCGCCGCGCGCGGCACGACGCCCGGCGCGTACCGGCAGTTCTTCAAGCAGCACGGCCATGCGCCCGACGACGATGCGCCCGCGCTCGACACACGGCCGCCGTCACTGGAGCACCGCGCCGGATCGGGCCAACGTCGCCGCCCAAATGAAAACACCCCGACGGGCTGA